Proteins found in one Neodiprion lecontei isolate iyNeoLeco1 chromosome 6, iyNeoLeco1.1, whole genome shotgun sequence genomic segment:
- the LOC107226769 gene encoding serine proteinase stubble-like, which produces MRWLGYVATILWWSGIARSLSTLNRGHSYKISPKPCKGPEPGGDEGTCMFVWECIKSEGNHVGVCVDTFMFGSCCVHNATTNNVNADPGFAGSPPPRPSLAEALSTAPTRPTSPSSPYLHQQSQSTTSLPRPQNVASASSGSAQGAQRPNSQRPRPAQKRPYAKPNANQDNRLDPTAQGSRPQGVRNPSLSNGLPTVSGSLLVTQADDSKTKTQSPGHSMQHEATGPSDKVDNSHNTLIVKLPSRVPSLPARPHRPGYDQKPSTAQRPSESRPDDGKTGDADLVVQATIHRPSVELANEDDTEVGVQLHSPNYIHTERPQWATKPAASHKPSTDYSKPHFSVKTSTYRPGTYISHQSQPSDRPNFVSKPQFDRIPGKPTSTVRPTYYSSQMTGTAGLTQPSVHWQVTTEPAFITKHKPATSRPPTILEAARPTASSPQIWSENSWTPPQPSLKPHWTDDPSWLSNGPHSFPSKPAGSQRPTRPTSPNKPYESSVYEKPMGAAHYITTSYVETSTKSKPTKKTNASTTPTSTSTTSSTTTSTTTTTTTEKPATTVSYSSAPTLTTKRIPGTVMTVSAISDNKETQCGVPPLFPRPETRIVGGKDAPFGRWPWQVSVRRTSFFGFSSTHRCGGAVLNENWIATAGHCVDDLLTSQIRIRVGEYDFSSVQERLPFVERAVARKVVHPKYNFFTYEYDLALVRLETSLTFAPHISPICLPASDDLLIGENATVTGWGRLSEGGTLPSVLQEVSVPIVSNDKCKSMFLRAGRHEFIPDIFLCAGHETGGQDSCQGDSGGPLQVRGKDGRYFLAGIISWGIGCAEANLPGVCTRISKFVPWILKNVT; this is translated from the exons ATGCGGTGGCTCGGATACGTTGCCACGATCCTCTGGTGGTCAGGCATCGCGAGGTCCCTCAGCACGCTGAATCGAGGTCACA GTTACAAGATCAGTCCGAAGCCGTGCAAGGGACCTGAACCAGGGGGTGATGAGGGGACCTGTATGTTCGTCTGGGAATGCATCAAGTCGGAGGGCAATCACGTGGGAGTCTGCGTAGATACCTTCATGTTCGGGAGCTGCTGTGTTCATAACGCCACAACGAACAATGTCAACGCTGATCCAGGGTTCGCGGGGAGTCCACCTCCGCGGCCATCGCTTGCAGAGGCTTTGTCCACCGCACCCACAAGGCCGACGTCCCCAAGCTCGCCATATTTACATCAGCAGAGCCAGTCGACGACTTCGTTGCCGAGGCCCCAGAACGTCGCGAGTGCCTCGAGTGGAAGCGCGCAGGGAGCCCAAAGGCCGAATTCCCAGCGACCCAGACCAGCTCAGAAGAGACCTTACGCCAAGCCCAACGCGAACCAAGACAATAGACTCGACCCTACAGCTCAGGGCTCCCGCCCGCAGGGTGTGAGGAATCCTTCGCTAAGTAACGGTCTACCCACGGTATCCGGCAGTCTGCTGGTGACTCAGGCGGAtgactcgaaaacgaagaccCAAAGTCCTGGACACTCAATGCAGCACGAAGCAACCGGGCCCAGCGACAAAGTGGACAACTCTCACAACACGTTGATCGTAAAACTTCCGAGCAGAGTTCCTAGCCTGCCGGCAAGGCCCCACAGGCCTGGGTATGACCAGAAGCCTTCGACCGCTCAACGACCCTCGGAGTCACGACCTGATGATGGAAAAACCGGAGATGCTGACCTTGTCGTTCAGGCGACGATTCACCGACCCAGCGTTGAATTGGCCAATGAAGAC GATACAGAAGTCGGAGTCCAACTGCACAGTCCAAACTACATACACACCGAACGTCCCCAGTGGGCCACGAAGCCTGCGGCGTCTCACAAGCCGTCGACAGACTACTCAAAACCTCACTTCTCTGTAAAAACAAGTACCTACCGACCCGGAACGTATATCTCTCATCAGAGTCAACCTAGCGATAGGCCGAACTTTGTGTCTAAGCCGCAATTCGACAGGATACCAGGGAAACCCACAAGTACCGTACGACCAACGTACTACAGCAGTCAAATGACCGG CACAGCCGGGCTCACTCAGCCATCAGTTCATTGGCAAGTGACCACAGAACCAGCTTTTATTACCAAACATAAACCTGCAACCAGCAGACCCCCTACGATTCTTGAAGCTGCCAGACCCACTGCTTCTAGTCCTCAAATCTGGTCCGAAAATAGCTGGACTCCTCCACAACCCTCCCTCAAACCTCATTGGACCGACGATCCGTCTTGGCTGAGCAATGGACCCCATAGCTTCCCTTCAAAACCTGCTGGATCCCAGAGACCCACGAGACCCACAAGTCCGAACAAACCCTACGAG AGTTCAGTATATGAAAAACCAATGGGAGCAGCTCACTACATTACGACGTCTTACGTGGAAACGTCAACGAAATCAAAGCCCACGAAGAAGACCAACGCGTCGACAACGCCCACGAGCACGAGTACGACGAGCAGTACCACGACATCCACAACTACGACCACGACTACTGAGAAACCCGCGACAACGGTGTCGTATTCTTCAGCACCAACCTTGACGACGAAGAGGATACCAGGCACCGTGATGACAGTGTCTGCAATTTCCGACAACAAAGAAACGCAGTGTGGAGTTCCCCCGCTGTTTCCACGACCCGAGACTCGAATTGTTGGCGGTAAGGATGCCCCCTTCGGAAGATGGCCCTGGCAGGTCTCCGTGCGGAGAACCTCCTTCTTCGGATTCTCCAGCACCCACAGGTGCGGTGGTGCTGTTCTTAACGAAAACTGGATCGCGACCGCTGGTCACTGCGTCGACGA TCTGCTAACGTCCCAGATACGTATCCGCGTCGGCGAGTACGACTTCTCGTCAGTCCAGGAGCGGCTGCCCTTCGTGGAAAGAGCTGTGGCTCGGAAGGTCGTGCACCCCAAGTACAACTTCTTCACCTACGAGTACGACCTCGCCCTTGTGCGTCTCGAGACTTCGCTGACGTTTGCTCCTCATATATCGCCAATCTGTTTACCCGCATCTGACGATCTTCTCATTGGCGAAAACGCTACCGTTACTGGGTGGGGCCGTCTCAGCGAAGGAGGAACGCTTCCTTCCGTTCTCCAGGAG GTTTCTGTACCAATCGTTAGCAACGACAAGTGCAAGTCAATGTTCCTAAGAGCGGGTAGACACGAATTCATTCCCGACATCTTCCTCTGCGCAGGTCACGAGACCGGAGGACAGGATTCTTGCCAG GGTGATTCTGGGGGACCTCTTCAGGTCCGGGGAAAAGATGGACGATACTTTCTTGCCGGTATTATATCCTGGGGAATTGGTTGCGCGGAAGCAAATCTCCCGGGAGTTTGTACGAGGATATCAAAGTTTGTTCCATGGATCCTCAAAAATGTGACTTAA
- the LOC107226734 gene encoding late histone H2B.L4-like produces the protein MPSRREGVAQVGSGNGQKRRNRRKGTSYNYFIHKVLKEIHHGTGISRKAMEIMNSFMEDMFGRIATEASRLTKYNGKPTMTSRDIQTAARLLLPGDLGKYALMEGAKAVTKFNVSKNGCAA, from the exons ATGCCATCGAGACGGGAAGGCGTTGCCCAGGTCGGTTCTGGAAACGGGCAGAAGCGGAGGAACAGGCGAAAGGGCACGAGTTACAATTACTTTATCCACAAG GTGCTGAAGGAGATTCATCACGGCACCGGAATCTCGAGGAAGGCGATGGAAATTATGAACAGCTTCATGGAGGACATGTTCGGACGCATAGCTACCGAAGCCTCTCGCCTGACGAAGTACAACGGAAAGCCGACGATGACTTCGAGGGACATTCAGACCGCAGCCAGGCTGCTCTTGCCCGGAGATTTGGGAAAATACGCCCTGATGGAAGGTGCAAAAGCTGTCACCAAGTTCAACGTCTCGAAGAACGGATGCGCCGCGTAG